A genome region from Cognatishimia activa includes the following:
- a CDS encoding TIGR01459 family HAD-type hydrolase, protein MTQIIETLADISDRYDALFVDLWGCVHNGITAFPEAVKALQDYRARGGIVVLVTNSPKPRKGVGEQLASFGVPADAYDTISTSGDSARSAMYQGAVGQKVHFMGEWARDEGFFEPLNVLDNPLKIEIVPLEDAEGIVCCGPDDTMADPEVNRPAFLYAKQKGMKLLCANPDIIVDRGEVREWCAGALAKLYTEMGGESLYFGKPHPPIYDLARRRLAEVTNARNLADIPDTKILAIGDGIHTDIAGAMGEDIDALFITGGLAAAETKTDRQPDPDALDAYIAKEARHPQYSIGFLR, encoded by the coding sequence ATGACACAGATCATCGAAACCCTCGCTGATATCTCTGACCGCTATGACGCGCTGTTTGTCGATCTTTGGGGCTGTGTGCATAACGGCATCACGGCTTTCCCTGAGGCGGTCAAAGCGCTGCAGGATTACCGCGCGCGTGGTGGCATCGTCGTTCTAGTCACGAACTCGCCCAAGCCCCGCAAAGGCGTGGGTGAGCAACTTGCCAGCTTTGGGGTTCCGGCCGATGCCTATGACACGATCTCGACTTCTGGCGACTCCGCGCGCTCTGCGATGTATCAGGGCGCGGTTGGACAAAAGGTCCACTTCATGGGTGAATGGGCGCGCGATGAAGGCTTCTTTGAGCCCCTCAACGTGCTGGATAACCCCCTAAAGATCGAAATCGTCCCGCTTGAGGACGCCGAAGGCATCGTCTGCTGCGGCCCCGATGACACGATGGCTGATCCCGAGGTGAACCGTCCTGCCTTCCTCTATGCCAAGCAAAAAGGCATGAAACTGCTCTGCGCCAACCCCGACATTATCGTCGACCGTGGCGAGGTGCGCGAATGGTGCGCAGGCGCTCTGGCGAAACTCTATACCGAGATGGGCGGCGAGAGCCTTTATTTTGGCAAGCCACATCCACCGATCTATGATCTGGCGCGCCGCCGTCTGGCCGAGGTTACAAACGCACGCAATCTGGCCGACATCCCCGACACAAAGATCCTCGCGATTGGTGACGGCATCCACACAGATATTGCGGGCGCGATGGGAGAGGACATCGATGCTCTGTTCATCACAGGCGGCCTCGCGGCAGCCGAAACGAAAACCGACCGGCAACCCGATCCGGACGCTCTGGACGCCTATATCGCCAAAGAGGCGCGCCATCCCCAATACTCCATCGGCTTCCTGAGATGA
- a CDS encoding bifunctional riboflavin kinase/FAD synthetase, with the protein MRILRDYKFIANEDRGATVAIGNFDGVHIGHQSVISLAKAAAPDAPLGVMCFEPHPRAYFAPDMAPFRLTGPDARATRLEKLGVERLYELPFNQALANLTPREFAQDVIVDGLGLAHVVVGADFCFGKGRKGTAEDLVALGEELGFGVTIAPLVTGGDQQVSSTNIRNALSDGRPRDAAAMLGHWHRIEGPVIGGEQRGRELGFPTANMSIHGLHPPKFGVYAVLVDVLDGPHAGSYLGASSVGVRPMFGENTANIETYLFDFKGDLYGAQLSVALVDFLRPELKFDGLEALVAQMDADCAKCREILRAL; encoded by the coding sequence ATGCGGATACTCCGAGACTATAAGTTCATTGCGAATGAAGACCGCGGCGCGACTGTCGCCATCGGGAATTTTGATGGCGTGCACATTGGCCATCAATCTGTGATTTCGCTGGCCAAGGCCGCAGCGCCAGATGCGCCTTTGGGGGTCATGTGTTTTGAACCACACCCGCGTGCCTACTTCGCACCGGACATGGCTCCGTTTCGTCTGACAGGTCCGGATGCGCGCGCGACGCGGTTGGAGAAGCTTGGCGTTGAACGTCTTTATGAGTTGCCCTTCAATCAGGCCTTGGCGAACCTGACGCCGCGCGAATTTGCGCAGGATGTGATCGTCGATGGTTTGGGATTGGCCCATGTGGTCGTCGGCGCGGATTTCTGTTTTGGCAAAGGGCGCAAAGGCACCGCTGAGGATCTGGTCGCTTTGGGTGAGGAACTCGGTTTTGGCGTCACAATCGCACCGCTTGTGACGGGAGGCGATCAGCAAGTCTCCTCGACCAACATCCGCAATGCACTGAGTGACGGTCGCCCGCGTGATGCGGCCGCGATGTTGGGGCATTGGCACCGGATCGAAGGCCCCGTGATTGGCGGCGAACAACGCGGGCGTGAGCTTGGTTTCCCGACCGCGAATATGTCAATCCACGGTTTGCACCCCCCAAAGTTCGGCGTCTATGCTGTCCTTGTTGACGTTCTGGATGGCCCCCATGCGGGCAGCTATCTGGGCGCTAGCTCTGTCGGCGTGCGCCCGATGTTTGGCGAAAACACCGCCAATATCGAAACCTATCTCTTTGATTTCAAAGGGGACCTCTATGGCGCGCAGCTCTCTGTGGCCTTGGTGGACTTCCTGCGGCCTGAGCTGAAGTTTGACGGCCTAGAGGCTTTGGTCGCCCAAATGGATGCCGATTGCGCAAAGTGCCGCGAGATCCTGAGAGCGCTATGA
- a CDS encoding MaoC family dehydratase, producing the protein MLDNFPRGTICIEDIEMGMMRYVRKVVTDDDIQKFAEVSTDHNPVHMDDDYAQDTIFQGRIAHGMLTAGLVSAVIGEQLPGHGTIYMSQNLKFLAPVRPGDLVTAEVEVTGIEIGKRRVQLDCRCIVDGKKVLIGEAMVMAPSRKFD; encoded by the coding sequence ATGTTGGACAATTTCCCACGCGGTACGATCTGTATCGAAGACATCGAAATGGGCATGATGCGTTATGTGCGTAAAGTGGTCACGGATGACGACATTCAGAAATTCGCAGAGGTCTCGACCGACCACAATCCGGTGCATATGGACGATGACTATGCGCAGGACACGATCTTTCAGGGTCGTATCGCGCACGGGATGCTGACCGCTGGACTGGTATCGGCAGTGATCGGAGAACAGCTGCCCGGTCACGGCACAATCTACATGAGCCAGAACCTGAAATTCCTAGCCCCTGTGCGCCCGGGTGACTTGGTCACGGCAGAGGTCGAGGTCACTGGGATCGAGATCGGCAAACGCCGTGTGCAATTGGATTGCCGCTGTATCGTGGATGGCAAAAAGGTTCTCATCGGCGAAGCGATGGTCATGGCACCGTCTCGCAAATTCGACTGA